The Diaphorobacter ruginosibacter genome contains a region encoding:
- a CDS encoding GntR family transcriptional regulator has product MSSTAGKTLSQTISEQLAEEIVMHKFSPGERLDEQSIATRFNVSRSPVRDALQHLASTKLVEYLPRRGFSVAAVDSSELSGLFEAAGEVEALCAKLCALRAALSEQKQIEYLHLQAMDAKNRGDEKAYAQLNEEFHAQIHAGAHNRTLEEIARTLRQRLAPFRSRVFFVTENRLAHSNDEHGKIVDAIMARDGAAAARAMSEHAANSTMNALQHLR; this is encoded by the coding sequence ATGAGCAGCACTGCAGGAAAAACTCTCTCTCAGACCATCTCCGAGCAATTGGCGGAAGAGATCGTCATGCACAAGTTCAGCCCCGGCGAGCGGCTGGACGAGCAGTCGATTGCCACGCGCTTCAATGTGTCCCGCAGCCCGGTTCGCGATGCCCTGCAGCACCTGGCATCGACCAAGCTGGTGGAATATCTGCCGCGCAGAGGCTTTTCGGTCGCGGCCGTGGACTCGTCGGAGCTCAGCGGGCTCTTTGAGGCAGCGGGCGAGGTGGAGGCCTTGTGCGCCAAGCTGTGCGCCCTGCGCGCGGCGCTGTCGGAGCAAAAGCAGATCGAGTACCTGCATCTGCAGGCCATGGACGCGAAGAACCGGGGCGACGAGAAGGCCTATGCCCAGTTGAACGAAGAATTTCACGCCCAGATCCACGCGGGTGCCCACAACCGTACGCTGGAGGAAATCGCCAGGACGTTGCGCCAGCGGCTGGCACCGTTTCGCTCCAGGGTGTTCTTCGTGACGGAAAACCGGCTCGCCCACTCGAATGACGAGCATGGAAAGATCGTGGACGCCATCATGGCGCGCGACGGTGCCGCCGCGGCCCGGGCCATGAGCGAGCATGCCGCCAACTCAACGATGAATGCGCTTCAGCATCTGAGATAA